In Verrucomicrobia bacterium CG1_02_43_26, a single genomic region encodes these proteins:
- a CDS encoding adenylosuccinate lyase produces the protein MVSIPNILAERYASSSMAFLWSPENRVVLERRFWIAVLKAQQDLGLAISDDAIQSYEKNVENVDLASIRAREEKTKHDVKARIEEFCALAGHEDIHKGMTSRDLTENIEQYQILESLKLTRIKAVSVLTLLAQKAEVHQDTIITARSHNVPAQLTTLGKRFAMYGEELIRSISRLDHLIEGYSFRGVKGAVGTQLDLLRLFNDDAQKVKQFEEKLTAHLRAVKTLTNVGQIYPRSLDYEVVSALLQLSAAPANFATTMRLMAGQNLVSEGFAKGQTGSSAMPHKVNARSCERINGFCALLKGSATTAAEVMGNQWNEGDVSCSVARRVFLPDSFFTIDGILETFMAVLRQMEVYEAQIARENEQNLPWLMTTQVLMQAIKKGVGRETAHELIKKHALAARKSMLEESAPSDIFIQYLKSEKELLLTASEIDAIYEDAKASVGLAKAQVNAFIKESKSWQSRFPESKNVLFEQVL, from the coding sequence ATCGTGTCTATACCAAACATACTCGCCGAACGTTACGCATCTTCTTCAATGGCTTTCCTCTGGAGCCCGGAAAACAGAGTCGTCCTCGAAAGGAGGTTTTGGATTGCTGTCCTAAAAGCACAACAAGACCTCGGGTTAGCTATTTCTGATGATGCTATCCAGTCATACGAAAAAAATGTCGAAAACGTGGATCTTGCCTCCATTCGAGCACGGGAAGAAAAAACTAAACACGACGTAAAGGCGCGTATAGAGGAGTTTTGTGCCTTGGCAGGACATGAAGATATTCATAAGGGCATGACGAGCCGAGATCTAACGGAAAATATAGAACAATATCAAATACTCGAATCCCTTAAACTCACACGCATTAAAGCCGTTTCCGTCCTTACTTTGCTTGCACAAAAAGCAGAAGTGCACCAAGACACTATCATCACCGCCCGTTCGCATAATGTTCCCGCCCAGCTGACTACGCTTGGCAAACGGTTCGCCATGTATGGGGAGGAGCTTATTAGATCCATCTCCCGCCTGGATCATTTAATAGAGGGCTATTCATTTCGCGGAGTCAAGGGCGCTGTCGGCACCCAGCTAGACTTATTGCGTTTATTTAATGATGACGCTCAAAAGGTCAAACAATTCGAAGAAAAACTAACCGCTCACCTGCGTGCCGTAAAAACATTGACTAATGTCGGCCAGATCTACCCAAGATCCTTGGACTATGAAGTGGTTTCTGCTTTGCTGCAATTATCAGCGGCTCCGGCCAACTTTGCCACCACGATGCGCCTCATGGCTGGGCAAAACCTGGTCAGTGAGGGTTTCGCGAAAGGTCAAACGGGTTCTTCTGCCATGCCTCACAAGGTAAACGCACGTAGCTGCGAGCGCATCAATGGCTTTTGCGCATTACTAAAAGGGTCTGCAACAACCGCCGCAGAGGTCATGGGTAACCAATGGAACGAGGGTGATGTCTCTTGCTCTGTGGCTCGTAGGGTTTTTCTTCCGGATAGTTTTTTCACGATCGATGGTATTCTGGAAACCTTCATGGCCGTTCTTCGGCAAATGGAGGTCTATGAAGCTCAAATAGCCCGCGAAAATGAGCAAAATCTTCCCTGGCTTATGACGACTCAGGTCTTAATGCAGGCAATCAAAAAGGGGGTCGGTCGCGAAACAGCCCATGAACTCATTAAAAAACATGCTTTGGCCGCCCGTAAGAGCATGCTGGAAGAATCCGCTCCATCAGATATTTTTATTCAATACTTAAAATCCGAAAAGGAATTATTACTAACAGCTTCTGAAATTGATGCTATTTACGAGGACGCGAAAGCCTCTGTTGGTTTAGCCAAGGCACAAGTAAACGCATTCATTAAGGAGTCCAAATCTTGGCAAAGTCGCTTTCCGGAATCAAAAAATGTCCTATTCGAGCAGGTTTTATAG
- a CDS encoding 6-phosphofructokinase gives MAEELIGNVLVAQSGGPTSVINASLAGVISEALNYDCVEEIYGGLNGIEGILNEDLIDLAEESQQTIRALRYTPGSALGSCRYKIKKSQDLDRVLDVFEAHNIRYFFYIGGNDSQDTAHQIDELAKARGYALRVIGIPKTIDNDLPITDHCPGYGSVIKYIATTIREMGNDHAAMGNHDLVSIVEVMGRNAGWIAAGASLAKRRNQEMDPPHLIYLPEVPFVKEKFVEDVQNVLKQNPYCLVVVSEGTVDQDGNYLANASAMVDAFGHKQLGGAGEYLRSIVEEEIGVSAKSTKLGTTQRCAAHMSSQTDNNEAYLAGQNAVQAAMEGHSGMMITLLRGDTDLYTCDTSLTALEKIANEVKMVPKNWIHESGTSMAFQFYKYALPLVQGRVEVPEDQGLVKFARLDKHIVAKALDSFIMG, from the coding sequence ATGGCTGAAGAATTAATTGGAAACGTTTTAGTAGCGCAATCAGGCGGGCCTACATCAGTAATTAACGCAAGTTTAGCAGGAGTCATCAGCGAAGCATTGAACTACGACTGTGTCGAAGAGATCTATGGCGGCTTAAACGGCATAGAGGGTATTTTGAATGAAGACTTGATCGACCTTGCGGAAGAATCTCAGCAAACGATCAGAGCCCTTCGGTACACACCGGGTTCCGCATTGGGTAGCTGTCGCTATAAAATCAAAAAATCCCAAGATCTCGATCGCGTCCTGGATGTTTTCGAAGCGCACAACATTCGCTATTTCTTTTATATTGGGGGCAACGACTCCCAGGATACCGCTCATCAGATAGACGAGTTAGCTAAAGCACGTGGTTACGCTTTACGTGTCATCGGCATCCCTAAAACCATTGATAATGATCTGCCAATCACAGATCACTGCCCTGGCTACGGTAGCGTCATTAAATACATTGCTACAACCATTCGCGAGATGGGCAACGACCACGCCGCTATGGGAAATCATGACTTGGTCTCTATTGTAGAGGTAATGGGCCGTAACGCGGGTTGGATCGCCGCTGGTGCTTCTCTTGCTAAAAGACGCAATCAGGAGATGGACCCTCCTCACCTAATTTACCTCCCAGAGGTTCCTTTCGTAAAAGAAAAGTTTGTTGAAGATGTGCAAAACGTCCTCAAACAAAACCCTTATTGCTTGGTTGTTGTCAGTGAAGGCACTGTAGACCAAGACGGTAATTACCTCGCTAACGCTTCTGCAATGGTAGATGCTTTTGGCCACAAACAATTAGGGGGCGCGGGAGAATATCTGCGCAGTATCGTCGAGGAGGAAATCGGTGTAAGCGCAAAATCTACTAAATTGGGAACAACCCAAAGATGCGCTGCTCACATGTCTTCCCAAACAGACAATAATGAAGCTTATTTAGCAGGCCAAAATGCGGTTCAAGCAGCAATGGAAGGTCACAGTGGAATGATGATCACTCTTCTTAGAGGCGACACAGACTTATATACCTGTGATACCAGCCTAACCGCTCTTGAAAAAATAGCCAATGAAGTTAAAATGGTTCCTAAAAACTGGATTCACGAATCCGGCACTTCCATGGCTTTTCAATTCTATAAATATGCCCTCCCTCTTGTTCAGGGTCGCGTCGAGGTCCCGGAAGATCAGGGCTTAGTCAAATTTGCTCGTTTAGATAAACATATCGTTGCCAAGGCACTCGATAGTTTTATCATGGGCTAA
- a CDS encoding transcriptional repressor, with amino-acid sequence MKLNPSHKQQLEAALAEKGLRATRQRQVVFSVIMDKRDHPTVDDVFSRCKAIMPSISLATVYNCLETLVDCKLVRQVNFDRQPTRFCPNVVPHAHFHCKETGKVFDVPLSPEAFDSLSKNLPKGCDIDSIDILVHGTSSHSLN; translated from the coding sequence ATGAAACTCAATCCATCACATAAGCAACAATTAGAGGCAGCTTTGGCGGAAAAAGGCCTTAGGGCTACTCGGCAACGGCAAGTCGTTTTTTCTGTTATAATGGATAAACGAGATCACCCAACGGTTGATGATGTCTTTTCGCGCTGCAAGGCCATTATGCCCTCCATTTCTTTAGCAACGGTATATAATTGTTTGGAGACGCTTGTGGACTGCAAGTTGGTGAGACAGGTTAACTTTGATCGGCAGCCAACGCGCTTTTGTCCTAACGTGGTACCACATGCGCACTTTCATTGTAAAGAGACCGGTAAAGTATTTGATGTTCCTCTCTCTCCAGAGGCGTTTGATAGCTTGAGCAAAAATTTGCCGAAAGGCTGTGATATTGATTCTATAGACATTCTGGTGCATGGAACGTCTTCTCATTCTTTAAATTAA
- a CDS encoding carbamoyl phosphate synthase large subunit, translating to MSKRTDIQSILIIGAGPIIIGQACEFDYSGTQACKALKEEGYRVILINSNPATIMTDPEFADATYIEPLSIDIIEKIIAKERPDALLPTLGGQTALNLSVSLEKAGILNKYGVEMIGANVQAIERGEDRALFRQIMIDIGLSVPKSNVAHTRPEAREIALEIGRYPIIIRPSYTMGGKGGGIAYNKEEFEEMVTKGLDASPVNEVLIEEGLLGWKEFEMEVMRDKNDHCVVICAIENLDPMGIHTGDSITVAPSMTLSDKEYQRMRDASFAVIRAIGVETGGSNVQFAINPENGHMIVIEMNPRVSRSSALASKATGIPIAKLAAKLAVGYTLDELKNDITGETFASYEPSIDYVVTKIPRFTFEKFPGADTTLTSSMKSVGEAMAIGRTFKESFQKAVRSLEIGSLGFGGGGKYGQWEVKDSHELMANVAKPTAERIFFVRFAFIAGMSVAKVHELSKIDPWFLHQLKEIVDLERSLIGKTKDFLTPELLMKIKQYGFSDKQIGNILRCKGREIRKLRNKFEVNTVYRLVDTCAAEFEAKTPYYYSTYGLENEIIPSDKRKIMILGGGPNRIGQGIEFDYCCVHASFALREQGFETVMVNSNPETVSTDYDTSSRLYFEPLTLGDVLEIYYQEQCEGAIIQLGGQTPLNLALELKEHGVNILGTTPESIERAEDRELFKQILSKLGLKQPKNRTALTPEKAYEVAGEIGFPILLRPSFVLGGRGMFIIYDMEGLKKAVREAFDAAPGKPVLLDQFLEDAIELDVDCVSDGETTVIGGMLEHVEHAGVHSGDACMVMPPHTVGREMIERIRKATYALARELEVIGLMNTQFVIKDDDLYVLEVNPRASRTIPFVAKAIGVPLAKYAARVMAGEKLKDIGFTREVDPEYWCIKTSVFPFNRFPGSPVMLSPEMRSTGEVMGRDTDIGLAFAKSLSGAQPGLPTRGNVFISVKNTDKPKAIDLAQRLQALGFNIYATAGTVDYLEQNGITVRNLFRISDGARPNVLDLIKNGDMQMIINTPEGVIPQQDDCKIREEAILHSVCMIPTMSGAYAALKGIIALQDEELTISPIQELGCIRALIS from the coding sequence ATGAGCAAACGAACGGACATCCAATCTATTCTAATCATAGGCGCTGGCCCCATCATTATAGGTCAGGCGTGCGAATTTGACTACAGTGGCACGCAAGCGTGCAAAGCCCTTAAAGAAGAGGGTTATCGAGTCATTCTCATCAACTCAAATCCGGCTACCATTATGACAGATCCCGAGTTTGCCGATGCTACCTACATTGAGCCTCTTTCGATTGATATCATTGAAAAGATCATCGCCAAGGAACGTCCGGATGCTTTACTTCCAACGCTAGGAGGCCAAACGGCCCTGAATCTTTCTGTCAGTCTTGAAAAAGCGGGCATCTTAAATAAGTACGGTGTCGAAATGATCGGCGCAAACGTTCAAGCCATCGAGCGAGGCGAAGATCGTGCTCTTTTTCGCCAAATCATGATCGACATCGGCCTGAGCGTCCCTAAATCTAATGTCGCGCACACTCGTCCCGAAGCCAGGGAAATCGCTCTGGAAATAGGCCGCTACCCCATCATTATACGCCCCAGTTATACTATGGGGGGCAAGGGCGGTGGCATCGCCTACAACAAAGAAGAGTTTGAAGAAATGGTCACAAAGGGTTTGGATGCCTCTCCGGTCAATGAGGTTCTCATTGAAGAGGGTCTTTTGGGCTGGAAGGAATTCGAAATGGAGGTCATGCGGGATAAAAATGACCACTGTGTTGTTATCTGCGCGATCGAAAATCTTGATCCCATGGGCATTCACACGGGGGACTCCATTACCGTAGCGCCTTCCATGACGCTTTCAGACAAAGAATACCAACGCATGCGCGATGCTTCTTTTGCCGTTATACGTGCCATCGGGGTCGAAACAGGTGGCAGCAATGTCCAATTCGCCATTAATCCGGAAAATGGTCATATGATTGTTATTGAAATGAATCCTCGTGTCTCGCGCTCCTCCGCGCTTGCATCGAAGGCAACGGGCATCCCCATAGCTAAGCTTGCCGCCAAACTGGCAGTCGGCTACACGCTAGATGAACTTAAAAACGATATTACAGGAGAAACATTTGCCAGCTACGAGCCTTCTATTGATTACGTTGTCACCAAAATCCCTCGCTTTACTTTCGAAAAATTCCCGGGAGCAGATACAACGTTAACCTCTTCCATGAAATCAGTTGGGGAAGCCATGGCCATCGGGCGTACTTTTAAGGAATCTTTCCAAAAAGCGGTTAGGTCGCTTGAAATCGGTAGTCTCGGTTTCGGGGGCGGGGGAAAATACGGGCAATGGGAGGTAAAGGATAGCCATGAACTCATGGCTAATGTCGCCAAACCTACCGCCGAGCGCATTTTCTTTGTTCGTTTTGCTTTTATTGCTGGCATGAGCGTTGCAAAGGTCCACGAGCTCAGCAAAATAGACCCTTGGTTCCTCCATCAGCTCAAAGAAATAGTAGATCTCGAGCGTTCTCTGATCGGTAAAACCAAGGATTTCCTTACCCCGGAGCTGTTGATGAAAATCAAGCAATATGGTTTTTCGGATAAACAAATTGGAAACATCCTGCGCTGTAAGGGGCGGGAAATTCGTAAACTGCGTAACAAATTCGAGGTCAATACCGTCTACCGGCTAGTAGACACCTGTGCCGCTGAATTTGAAGCAAAAACGCCTTATTACTACTCTACGTACGGCTTGGAAAACGAAATCATTCCTTCCGATAAACGTAAGATCATGATCCTTGGTGGCGGGCCAAACCGCATCGGCCAGGGCATCGAGTTTGACTACTGCTGCGTTCACGCTTCATTTGCTTTAAGAGAACAGGGTTTTGAAACCGTCATGGTAAACTCAAATCCTGAAACCGTCTCCACGGACTACGATACTTCTAGTCGCCTCTACTTCGAACCGCTCACCCTAGGCGATGTGCTCGAAATTTATTATCAGGAACAGTGCGAGGGCGCTATCATTCAACTGGGTGGGCAAACGCCATTAAACTTAGCGCTAGAACTTAAAGAGCATGGAGTTAATATATTAGGCACCACTCCCGAATCCATCGAGCGCGCTGAGGATAGGGAGCTATTTAAACAAATTTTGAGCAAGCTTGGGCTCAAACAGCCCAAAAATCGTACGGCGCTTACCCCGGAAAAAGCTTACGAGGTCGCCGGCGAAATCGGTTTTCCTATCTTATTAAGGCCTTCGTTTGTATTAGGTGGCCGTGGCATGTTTATTATTTATGATATGGAGGGTCTCAAAAAGGCGGTTCGAGAAGCTTTTGATGCCGCTCCGGGTAAACCTGTCCTCCTCGATCAATTCCTCGAAGATGCTATTGAATTAGATGTCGATTGTGTCAGCGATGGCGAAACAACCGTGATCGGTGGGATGCTGGAACATGTTGAGCACGCGGGCGTACATTCCGGTGACGCTTGCATGGTCATGCCCCCGCACACCGTAGGTCGTGAAATGATTGAACGCATCCGAAAGGCCACTTATGCCTTGGCGCGCGAACTCGAGGTTATCGGCCTCATGAATACCCAATTCGTCATTAAAGATGACGATCTGTATGTACTAGAGGTCAACCCGCGAGCATCTAGGACCATTCCGTTTGTTGCTAAAGCAATCGGTGTACCGTTAGCAAAATATGCCGCTCGAGTCATGGCCGGAGAAAAACTCAAAGATATCGGCTTCACACGAGAGGTTGACCCGGAATACTGGTGCATTAAAACGTCTGTATTTCCTTTTAATCGTTTTCCGGGTAGTCCTGTTATGCTTTCTCCTGAAATGCGCAGCACTGGCGAAGTCATGGGGCGCGACACAGACATCGGCCTCGCTTTTGCCAAAAGCCTAAGCGGTGCCCAGCCAGGCCTCCCCACTCGCGGCAATGTCTTTATTTCCGTCAAAAACACAGACAAGCCCAAAGCAATCGACTTAGCCCAACGGCTCCAGGCGCTTGGGTTTAACATATATGCCACAGCTGGTACCGTAGATTATCTAGAGCAAAATGGCATCACCGTACGCAATCTATTCCGAATATCAGACGGTGCCCGACCAAATGTACTCGACCTGATTAAAAACGGCGATATGCAGATGATTATCAATACCCCAGAAGGGGTAATTCCCCAGCAAGACGATTGTAAAATCAGGGAAGAGGCCATCCTCCACAGCGTTTGCATGATCCCCACAATGTCCGGAGCCTATGCCGCATTAAAGGGCATCATCGCACTCCAAGATGAAGAGCTCACCATCTCTCCCATTCAAGAACTTGGCTGCATCAGAGCACTCATCTCATAA
- a CDS encoding Fe-S cluster assembly protein SufB: protein MSTPNPVDIDRSKGYFHYDVKYKHDAGFGLTHDTIDYISDIKEEADWIREHRHKALDVFLSKPIPTHWASKDLDNIEFEKIRYYLSQGSKPTRSWDEVPEDVKRTFERLGIPEQERKFLAGVEAQFDSEAAYSNMQKSLEKEGVIFVGSTEGLMKYPEIFKPYFGKVIPTGDNKFSALNSAVFSGGSFIYVPKGVKVKQPLQAYFRINAEMFGQFERTLIIVDEGAEVTYMEGCTAPKFETATLHCAVVELVALKGAKLQYITVQNWSNNVFNLVTKRGMAMEDAEVRWIDCNIGSRLTMKYPGVILKGRRARGEVLSIALANNGQHQDTGAKMIHVADETTSNIIAKSISIGEGRSTYRGMVSIPKHLKNCKNNTECDALLINATSRTDTYPAITVQGDHNSVQHEASVSKIDSEKIFYMMQRGLSEAEAMSLAVNGFVNDLVREFPMEYSVELKRLIEMEMEGSVG, encoded by the coding sequence ATGAGTACACCAAATCCCGTTGATATAGATCGTTCCAAGGGCTACTTTCATTATGATGTTAAGTATAAGCATGATGCGGGCTTCGGCTTGACCCATGACACGATTGATTACATTTCAGATATTAAAGAAGAAGCAGATTGGATTCGGGAGCATCGACATAAAGCGCTTGATGTCTTTCTCAGTAAACCGATCCCAACTCACTGGGCATCCAAAGATCTCGATAATATTGAATTTGAAAAAATACGTTATTATCTCTCTCAAGGAAGCAAGCCAACACGTTCATGGGATGAGGTGCCGGAAGATGTAAAAAGAACCTTTGAACGCCTGGGCATTCCTGAGCAAGAACGTAAGTTTCTTGCGGGCGTGGAAGCGCAGTTTGATAGTGAGGCCGCTTATTCCAATATGCAAAAAAGTTTGGAGAAAGAAGGGGTTATCTTTGTAGGCTCTACAGAAGGCCTTATGAAGTATCCTGAGATCTTCAAGCCGTATTTTGGCAAAGTGATACCGACTGGGGACAACAAGTTTAGCGCTCTGAATAGTGCTGTTTTCAGTGGAGGCAGTTTTATTTATGTGCCAAAGGGCGTGAAGGTGAAGCAGCCCCTGCAGGCGTATTTCCGAATTAACGCGGAAATGTTTGGCCAATTTGAGCGTACCTTGATCATTGTTGATGAAGGCGCTGAGGTGACTTATATGGAAGGTTGTACTGCGCCTAAGTTTGAGACGGCTACGCTGCACTGTGCGGTAGTAGAACTCGTGGCCCTTAAGGGTGCGAAGCTGCAATACATTACGGTGCAAAATTGGTCTAATAACGTGTTCAATCTCGTGACCAAACGCGGCATGGCTATGGAAGACGCAGAAGTGCGCTGGATCGACTGTAATATTGGGTCTCGTTTGACGATGAAGTATCCTGGGGTTATTCTCAAAGGTCGCAGGGCTCGCGGAGAGGTGCTTTCAATTGCACTTGCAAACAATGGCCAACACCAAGATACCGGTGCTAAAATGATCCACGTGGCAGATGAAACAACTTCGAACATTATCGCTAAATCGATAAGCATCGGAGAAGGCCGTTCTACCTATCGTGGCATGGTCAGCATTCCCAAGCATTTAAAGAATTGTAAGAACAATACGGAGTGCGATGCCTTATTGATCAACGCGACTAGCCGTACCGATACCTATCCGGCGATTACCGTGCAGGGAGATCATAACTCGGTACAGCATGAAGCCAGTGTCTCTAAGATAGATTCGGAGAAGATTTTCTACATGATGCAACGCGGTCTTTCGGAAGCGGAGGCCATGAGCTTGGCCGTAAACGGCTTTGTGAACGATTTGGTTCGCGAATTTCCTATGGAGTACAGCGTTGAGCTCAAGCGGTTGATCGAGATGGAGATGGAAGGCTCAGTCGGATAG
- a CDS encoding Fe-S cluster assembly ATPase SufC: MDQLEIKNLNVFIENQHILKDFTLNVPKGQVHAIMGPNGTGKSTLAKALVGHPEYEIDSGEITLDGQNVVGMAPDEISRMGLFMAFQYPNSIPGVTLANFIRAAVQARMKEKETFVATDYYKRLYEKMDLLGIDRSFTSRAINDGFSGGEKKRCEILQMMMLAPKYAVLDETDSGLDIDALKVVAEGVEKMRGPETGFLIITHYQRLLNYIVPDVVHVMYNGQIVRSGGKELALELEAKGYDWVKQELANSN; encoded by the coding sequence ATGGACCAACTTGAAATCAAAAACCTCAATGTTTTTATTGAAAACCAGCACATCCTGAAGGATTTTACGTTAAACGTTCCCAAAGGACAGGTTCATGCCATTATGGGCCCTAACGGCACAGGAAAAAGCACGTTAGCAAAAGCTCTCGTAGGGCACCCTGAGTATGAAATAGACTCGGGTGAAATTACACTGGATGGGCAAAACGTAGTGGGTATGGCGCCAGATGAAATATCCCGCATGGGGTTATTTATGGCCTTTCAGTACCCGAATTCTATTCCCGGCGTAACGCTTGCTAATTTTATTCGCGCGGCGGTACAGGCACGGATGAAGGAAAAAGAGACATTTGTAGCCACCGATTATTATAAAAGACTTTATGAGAAGATGGATCTTTTGGGAATTGATCGCTCTTTCACGTCTCGTGCTATCAATGATGGCTTTTCCGGCGGGGAGAAGAAGCGTTGTGAAATCCTGCAGATGATGATGCTTGCGCCCAAGTATGCGGTGTTGGATGAAACGGACAGTGGGCTGGATATTGACGCGTTGAAAGTTGTGGCAGAAGGTGTTGAGAAAATGCGTGGTCCGGAGACCGGCTTCTTGATTATCACACACTATCAGCGGTTGCTTAATTATATTGTTCCAGACGTAGTCCATGTGATGTACAACGGTCAGATTGTCCGCAGCGGAGGCAAAGAACTTGCACTTGAGCTTGAGGCCAAAGGATATGATTGGGTGAAACAAGAACTGGCGAACTCGAATTAA